GTAAAAGTACTGTGCATCGATAATGAAGAAGCGATCCTAGCTGGACTAGAGAGTTTACTCAGCCGTTGGCAGTGTGAAGTTATCTGTGCCACCGATCTTGCCGATGCTAGGATAAAGCTGGGACTCAAAGGGGTCGCACCGGACATAGTATTAGCCGATTATCATCTGGATAATGGTGAAAATGGTGTCGATGCCATGGATGGTATACGTGCCCTATATGGCAGCCATCTTCCAGGCGTACTTATCACCGCCAATACTAATAAAGAGCTGGTGGATGAGGTTGAGCTTAAGGGGTATCGCTATATGGCCAAGATGGTGAAGCCTGCCGCGTTGAGAGCCTTGATCTCTAGCCTAGTTAAATGATTTGTTTGAAATTTGATAGCCTGACCCATAGAGGTGTCTATGTCAGGGAAGGTGTTTTTCTAGACGTTGAGTATAAGTAAATTTGGAGTGGAGCTAGATGAAAACAGTAGTAGTCGATAACAGAGTGTTAAGGCCGTCAAAAATTGTGTGTGTGGGGCGCAACTATGTCGAGCACATCAAGGAGCTCAATAATGAGGTGCCCGATGAAATGGTGCTGTTCCTTAAGCCTAATTCGGCCATCTCAACTGAGCTGGTGAGTTTTCATCAAGAGGCGATACATTTTGAGGCCGAGTTGTGTTTTGTGGTTGAAAATGGACATTTTAGTGCTGTAGGGCTTGGACTTGACCTCACTAAACGTGGTCTGCAGAGTCGGCTTAAAGCCAAGGGACTTCCCTGGGAGAGAGCCAAGGCGTTCGATGGATCTGTGGTGTTTTCTGAATTTGTTGCCATCGAGAATATCAGCGAGACCCTGACATTTGAGCTGATGATCAATAATGAGCTGGTACAAGTTGGCAATATTGGGCTAATGATGAATAAACCTGAGCAGATCTTGACCGAGATACAGAGTTTTATGAGTTTGAGTGACGGTGATATTGTGATGACAGGCACGCCCAAAGGGGTTGGAGTCGTCAATAAAGGTGATCAGTTCAGGGCTAAGCTTTACGATAAAGACCTGTTACTCACACAAGTTAATTGGACTGCTAAATAATACCAGTTACATTTATTACTTGGTCAATTGTTAGCCATTTAGGCTGTTAAATTCAGGTGTATGGATGAAGAAATACTAGGCTCCTTTAAAGCCAATGAAACGCTAAGTAAAATGCCAGAGCCGAGAGTCACTATTTACTTCAAATATGCGCCAGACACATTGACTACAGGCGTTTGAATACCCACTGAAAGATCACATGTTTAGTGGGCTTGTTATAGCCTTTCCCATAAACAAAAAGCCAATCTAAACAGATTGGCTTTTTGTATCAATGGCTCCGATTTTGTCTAGAGCTCTACTTTTTCCATCTCTAGCTGTTGTAATGAGATAACGGCTTGGGTGCGATTTCTCACGCCTAACTTACGAAATATTGCCGTGGCGTGGGCCTTGATGGTGGCTTCCGATACACCTAAGTCATAGGCTATCTGCTTATTGAGTAAGCCTTCGGCAAACATCTGCAGCACCTTGTACTGTTGTGGGGTGAGATCGGCAAGCTTGCGGGCCACAAGTGCGGTAGCATCTTCCTGTATTTCCTGTATCTCAGCATGATCCGG
This portion of the Shewanella violacea DSS12 genome encodes:
- a CDS encoding fumarylacetoacetate hydrolase family protein, which gives rise to MKTVVVDNRVLRPSKIVCVGRNYVEHIKELNNEVPDEMVLFLKPNSAISTELVSFHQEAIHFEAELCFVVENGHFSAVGLGLDLTKRGLQSRLKAKGLPWERAKAFDGSVVFSEFVAIENISETLTFELMINNELVQVGNIGLMMNKPEQILTEIQSFMSLSDGDIVMTGTPKGVGVVNKGDQFRAKLYDKDLLLTQVNWTAK